In Herbinix luporum, a single window of DNA contains:
- a CDS encoding YiiX/YebB-like N1pC/P60 family cysteine hydrolase, translated as MRIKKIIVSILAFSMVFGLENIKVYAISKPNISYSESITNTNKVFNPETVDRLWDELNDNLVIEPDKQSDFIRYSKSVMSVSSEPYGSYPTRKGVILVTADKWKGVVPLGHAAIVYSDQKVIEALQDGVVIGRNDWYKSKSTCFGVSVRSTTASQDAQAADYCYEQLNKEYNYNYYNMNTRKKFYCSHLVWAAYKDLFGIDLNTPEFDITLKVNDIPLATVTAIHPLELVNNDLTFVTYVK; from the coding sequence ATGAGAATAAAAAAAATAATTGTAAGTATATTAGCTTTTTCAATGGTATTTGGATTGGAGAATATTAAGGTTTATGCTATAAGCAAACCTAATATTTCTTATTCAGAATCAATTACAAATACCAATAAAGTATTTAATCCTGAAACTGTCGATAGATTGTGGGATGAATTAAACGATAATTTAGTAATTGAGCCAGATAAACAAAGTGACTTTATAAGATATAGTAAATCTGTAATGAGTGTATCATCTGAGCCATATGGTAGCTATCCAACTCGTAAAGGAGTTATATTGGTTACAGCAGATAAATGGAAAGGTGTTGTACCTTTAGGCCATGCTGCTATAGTATACTCAGATCAAAAAGTAATTGAAGCATTGCAGGATGGTGTTGTAATAGGCAGGAATGATTGGTACAAATCAAAATCAACTTGCTTTGGAGTAAGCGTCCGTAGTACAACTGCCAGTCAAGATGCCCAAGCTGCTGATTATTGTTATGAACAATTAAATAAAGAATATAATTATAATTACTATAACATGAACACAAGAAAAAAATTTTATTGCTCACATTTGGTATGGGCTGCATATAAAGACTTATTTGGTATTGATTTAAATACACCTGAATTTGATATAACCCTTAAAGTAAATGATATTCCTTTAGCTACTGTTACAGCTATTCATCCACTTGAACTTGTAAACAACGATTTAACATTTGTTACTTACGTAAAATAA